ACTTCGCCTGGGCATGCTTGGAATTGTGGAACCGCCGCGCTCCCTTTGGCACGTATAACGTGACGAATCCAGGCTTCGTGACCACGCGCCAAGTCGTGGCGAAGATGAAGCCCGCGCTCAAGCTGGAGCGCGAGTTCGAGTTTTTCTCCGGCGACAGTGATTTCTACAAAGTGGCGAAAGCGCCGCGCTCCAATTGCCTCATGGATGTGAGCAAGCTCTTGAGCACCGGCATCAAGATGCGCTCGGTGGAAGAGGCGCTGGAAGATGCGTTTGCGAATTGGAAACCGGAGAAGAGTTAACCACAGATGGACACAGATTCACACAGATAGAAGTGTGAATCTGAAGTCACAGTTGAACATGGGAAGCCCTACTTAGAACAGGCGCCTTAAACCTGTCGGCAAGATGCCGGCAGCACGTTGATTTTTATGAACTTATTGGTGACTGGTGGTGCGGGATTCATTGGCTCGAATGTCATCCGGTTGATCATTGATCGGCCAGAAATCACGCGCTTGGTGAATCTGGATTGCCTCACATACGCGGGGCATCTCGAGAACTTGAAAGAGTTCGAGAAGCATCCGAAATATGCCTTCGAGAAAGTCGATCTGCGCGACAAGGCGGCGGTGTTGGAAGTGGTGAAGCGTCATCAGATCACGCAGGTGATGCATCTCGCAGCGGAATCACACGTGGATCGTTCCATCAGCGGGCCGGGCGATTTCATTCATACGAATGTGCTCGGCACGTTCCACTTGTTAGAGGCGTGTCGCGATGTTTGGGCGGGCAACTTCACCGGCAAACGTTTCCATCACGTTTCTACGGATGAAGTTTACGGCAGCCTCGGTGCCACGGGTTATTTCCTCGAGACCACGCCTTACGCGCCGAACTCTCCCTACTCCGCCAGCAAGGCCTCCAGCGACATGCTGGTGCGCGCGTATCACCACACGTATGGCATGCCCACGGTGATCACGAATTGCTCGAACAATTACGGTCCGTATCAGTTCCCGGAAAAACTCATTCCAGTGGTCATCCAAAATGTGCTCACGCGCAAATCCATCCCCGTCTATGGCGATGGCATGAACGTGCGCGACTGGCTCTACGTGGGCGATCACGCCGGGGCGCTCTGGCAGGTGCTCGGCAAAGGCAAGGATGGCGAGACATATAACATCGGCGGGCACAACGAGTGGGCGAACATCAACATCGTGAACCTCATCTGCGATCTGATCGACGAGATGAAGCCCGAACTGGGCGGCGGCTCACGCAAGCTCATCACGTATGTGAAAGACCGCGCGGGACACGATCGCCGCTACGCCATCGATGCCACGAAGATCAAGAATGAGCTGGGCTGGGTGCCGGCTTATACGTTTGAACGCGGCATCCGGGATACGGTGCGGTGGTATCTGGATAACCAGGCGTGGGTGGACACGGTGAAGAATAAGAAGTAG
This genomic window from Verrucomicrobiia bacterium contains:
- the rfbB gene encoding dTDP-glucose 4,6-dehydratase, with translation MNLLVTGGAGFIGSNVIRLIIDRPEITRLVNLDCLTYAGHLENLKEFEKHPKYAFEKVDLRDKAAVLEVVKRHQITQVMHLAAESHVDRSISGPGDFIHTNVLGTFHLLEACRDVWAGNFTGKRFHHVSTDEVYGSLGATGYFLETTPYAPNSPYSASKASSDMLVRAYHHTYGMPTVITNCSNNYGPYQFPEKLIPVVIQNVLTRKSIPVYGDGMNVRDWLYVGDHAGALWQVLGKGKDGETYNIGGHNEWANINIVNLICDLIDEMKPELGGGSRKLITYVKDRAGHDRRYAIDATKIKNELGWVPAYTFERGIRDTVRWYLDNQAWVDTVKNKK